TCTCTTACGAACTCAAACGAGCAAAGCATGCGGTTCATTTAGCGCGCCATGCCGTCATAGGAAAGACCTCCCGCCCCATCGGCGCCAGCCTGACACTCTTAGCCAAAAGTATCCAGGCAACCGGACAACTCGTTATTACCCCCGATGATCTTGAGGTCGAACGAATGACCGGCGGCCGAGGTTACGAGGCCCACAACAACACGCAACTAACAAGGCTTTTTAAAGTTCTGGAAAATTGTGAACATGTCCAATTCGAAGGGAAAAGTCTCAAAGTGGGACGACCCCAATGTGGCCTTCGCGCAGTCGTTCAAGACCGCGGCCCCGACTTCATGGTCACTTTGAAAAAAGATTCCGATATTACTGAACTCGTTTCGGGCATTATGCTGACGACGGCAACAACAGTGCATGCTTTAATCAACCCCAACATCCCAGCCTTGGAAATGCGTGAACTCAAAGAAGGAAAAGTTTTTCGCAGTCAGCAAATTGGCTCTCTCGTCAGTCAGCTTTTACCTAAGCTAAAAAAAATAATGCCGGTGATTGTTCAAACCAAACGCCTGCCACAGCTCACCACCATGGCCGCACGGATTCAGATCCAAACCGATTCCGAAGGTGATTCATTGTTCGCACTTGCAAGCATTGTTTATGGTGACCCTGTTTGTGCTAGGCTTGATGGAGACTCTCTTACACATATTCGAGGTTCTTTGCCGATTCGCAATGAAGGCCAAGAGCAACAACTGCGTCAAAATCTCGCCAATAAGCTCGTGCTTAAGCCTGGGGTAAGAGAACGCTTCACCGGCGCCGAGGCAGTAGATTTCTCAGAAAAGCTTGAGGCTTTCGGATCTCATATTGTAGGCGCTGGTCACGATAACTTTTTCAAAGCACCTATGCTGGAACCCATCGCCGAAGAAGGCGAATCCGCTTTAGGGATTTCATTTCGTTCTCGGGGCGCACGTAAAGACGGGCAAAGCATTGCTTCTCAAGTTTCGGCACAAGATGTGGTTGAAGCCTGGCAGCGCGGTGACTCGATGATTGGACTCGAAGGTGGTGGGTTCGCCCCTATCCCCGCCAGCTGGCTATCTGAGCATGGCCGAGCACTTCAAGATCTTATCGTCGCCTGTGATGACCATACGAAATTACCCAAGGCTTTATTGCCGGATCTTGCGCGAATCTATGAAGCGATGGACGAAGTGCCACCCATGGACTTCAAAGATCTAGAAAATCTAGTCAATAATTTCGACGGCTTACCGCAGGCTACATTGCCTAAAGAGCTCCAAGCAGATCTCCGTTCGTACCAACGCACAGGAGTGAACTGGTTATGCTTTTTAAGAGATGCGGAACTGGGTGCCATGCTTGCCGATGATATGGGGCTCGGTAAAACACTCCAAGCTCTTACCTCTATTCAAGGCAGAAGCTTAGTGGTTGCGCCAACAAGTGTCTTGTTCAATTGGAAAAATGAGATCGAACGTTTTCGTCCAGGCTTAAAGGTAAGTCTCTACCACGGCCCCAGGCGTTTACTGGATGCTGACGCTGAT
The Deltaproteobacteria bacterium genome window above contains:
- a CDS encoding DEAD/DEAH box helicase — encoded protein: MEELFTAVREECTAQEWSAGVQLSRQDAVTLLKQSKTEIELRVTLKGGLSSALVTLYPEDEDWSCDATKQDAAMPLVAAAVIALRQAKKQGRDLRANASASGYVSYELKRAKHAVHLARHAVIGKTSRPIGASLTLLAKSIQATGQLVITPDDLEVERMTGGRGYEAHNNTQLTRLFKVLENCEHVQFEGKSLKVGRPQCGLRAVVQDRGPDFMVTLKKDSDITELVSGIMLTTATTVHALINPNIPALEMRELKEGKVFRSQQIGSLVSQLLPKLKKIMPVIVQTKRLPQLTTMAARIQIQTDSEGDSLFALASIVYGDPVCARLDGDSLTHIRGSLPIRNEGQEQQLRQNLANKLVLKPGVRERFTGAEAVDFSEKLEAFGSHIVGAGHDNFFKAPMLEPIAEEGESALGISFRSRGARKDGQSIASQVSAQDVVEAWQRGDSMIGLEGGGFAPIPASWLSEHGRALQDLIVACDDHTKLPKALLPDLARIYEAMDEVPPMDFKDLENLVNNFDGLPQATLPKELQADLRSYQRTGVNWLCFLRDAELGAMLADDMGLGKTLQALTSIQGRSLVVAPTSVLFNWKNEIERFRPGLKVSLYHGPRRLLDADADVTLTSYAIMRLDIEQLESIPFQTIVLDESQFIKNPASQVAQAAFRLNGQFRMTLSGTPVENRLSELWSQFNFINPGLLGGLTDFRKRYAKPMEQGDEVVTKHLQERIRPFILRRHKRDVAKELPPRTDTVLHCQLDEDERITYDAIRAATQQELLEKLEMGASVMEALEALLRLRQASCHRGLIPGQNAPNSSKVTLLIRTLEQALQNQHKCLVFSQWTGLLDLVGPELTERNMNYCRLDGSTRNREEVVQEFQAPDGPPIMLLSLKAGGTGLNLTAADQVFLLDPWWNPAVEDQAADRAHRIGQENPVLVHRMVAKDTVEEKILELQEKKRALSQAAIGGGNAAASLSRDDLVALLR